One Ricinus communis isolate WT05 ecotype wild-type chromosome 1, ASM1957865v1, whole genome shotgun sequence DNA window includes the following coding sequences:
- the LOC8270341 gene encoding protein transport protein SEC23: MSEIANTDPEGIDGVRMSWNVWPRTKVEASKCVIPLAASISPIRHHPDIPTLPYSPLRCKTCSSILNCFARVDFTAKIWICPFCFQRNHFPPHYSMISETNLPAELYPQYTTVQYTLPNPNSINNNNNNPAPAAPAPVFLFVLDMCMIEEEFGFVKSAMKRAIGLLPENALVGFVSYGTQAQVHELGFNDMSKVYVFRGTKEISKDQIIEQLGLGGVSGRRTAGPVGVGGYPQKGVQNGFSNTGVTRFLLPASECEYTLNSLLDELQTDQWPVAHGTRASRCTGVALSVAAGLLGACLPGTGARIIALVGGPCTEGPGTIVSKDLSDPVRSHKDLDKDAAPYFKKAVKFYDNLAKQLVSQGHVLDLFASALDQVGVAEMKVAVERTGGLVVLAESFGHSVFKDSFKRIFEDGEQSLGLCFNGMLEINCSKDVKIQGILGPCTSMEKKGPNVADTVVGEGNTTAWKMCGLDKSTCLTVYFDLSSSEKSNAPGAINPQLYIQFLTSYQNPEGHILLRVTTITRRWIDSAVSSEELVQGFDQETAAVVMARLTSHKMEIEEGFDATRWLDRNLIRLCSKFGDYRKDDPSSFTLNPCFSLFPQFMFNLRRSQFVQVFNNSPDETAYFRMLLNRENITNAAVMIQPSLISYSFNSLPQPALLDVASIAADRILLLDSYFSVVIFHGMTIAQWRNMGYQNQPEHQAFAQLLHAPQDDARLIIRDRFPVPRLVVCDQHGSQARFLLAKLNPSATYNNAHEMAAGSDVIFTDDVSLQVFFEHLQRLAVQS, encoded by the exons ATGTCTGAGATAGCAAACACAGATCCAGAAGGAATTGATGGAGTCCGTATGTCATGGAATGTATGGCCACGCACCAAAGTTGAAGCAAGTAAGTGCGTGATCCCACTCGCCGCCTCGATCTCTCCGATCCGCCACCACCCTGACATTCCTACCCTTCCTTACTCTCCTCTCCGTTGTAAAACATGTTCATCTATTCTCAATTGCTTCGCGCGTGTCGATTTCACCGCCAAGATCTGGATCTGTCCCTTCTGTTTCCAGCGTAACCACTTCCCGCCTCACTATTCCATGATCTCAGAAACCAATCTCCCTGCCGAGCTCTATCCTCAATACACCACCGTGCAGTACACGCTCCCAAACCCTAAcagtattaataataataataataatccaGCTCCAGCTGCACCTGCACCTGTTTTTTTGTTCGTGTTGGACATGTGTATGATTGAGGAAGAGTTTGGATTTGTGAAATCTGCAATGAAACGCGCGATCGGTTTGTTGCCAGAAAACGCGCTGGTTGGGTTTGTGTCTTATGGGACACAGGCGCAGGTGCATGAATTGGGATTTAATGATATGTCAAAGGTTTATGTTTTTAGAGGTACTAAAGAGATTTCCAAAGACCAGATTATAGAACAATTAGGACTTGGTGGTGTTTCGGGTCGGAGAACTGCTGGACCTGTTGGTGTTGGCGGATATCCACAAAAAGGAGTGCAAAATGGGTTTTCTAATACGGGTGTTACCCGGTTCTTGTTGCCTGCTTCCGAGTGTGAATATACCCTTAATTCT cTTTTGGATGAGTTGCAAACGGATCAATGGCCAGTTGCGCATGGGACTCGTGCCTCGAGGTGTACAGGAGTGGCATTGAGTGTGGCTGCTGGATTGCTTGGTGCTTGCCTGCCTGGGACGGGCGCAAGGATCATTGCTTTGGTCGGTGGTCCTTGTACAGAAGGGCCTGGCACG ATTGTTTCGAAAGATCTATCAGATCCAGTGCGTTCCCATAAGGATCTTGACAAGGATGCAGCGCCGTATTTTAAGAAAGCAGtcaaattttatgataatCTTGCAAAGCAGCTTGTTAGCCAGGGTCATGTTTTAGATCTTTTTGCATCTGCACTTGATCAg GTTGGGGTTGCTGAAATGAAAGTTGCAGTGGAAAGGACTGGTGGTCTTGTTGTTCTAGCTGAAAGTTTTGGGCATTCTGTATTTAAGGACTCTTTTAAGCGAATTTTTGAAGATGGAGAACAGTCTCTTGGTCTCTGTTTCAA TGGAATGCTCGAGATTAATTGTTCCAAGGATGTTAAAATTCAGGGGATCCTTGGACCCTGCACATCTATGGAGAAG AAAGGTCCTAATGTTGCTGATACAGTTGTGGGGGAGGGAAATACTACTGCTTGGAAAATGTGTGGTCTTGACAAGAGTACTTGTCTCACAGTCTATTTTGATCTTTCATCAAGTGAAAAGTCAAATGCTCCGGGAGCTATAAACCCACAGCTATACATTCAGTTCCTTACTAG TTATCAGAACCCAGAAGGTCATATATTGCTTCGGGTTACAACTATTACTAGAAGATGGATAGATAGTGCTGTTAGCTCAGAG GAATTAGTACAAGGTTTTGACCAAGAGACTGCTGCTGTAGTAATGGCAAGATTGACATCCCATAAAATGGAGATTGAG GAAGGATTTGATGCCACTAGGTGGTTGGACCGGAACCTCATTCGCCTCTGTTCCAAATTTGGCGACTATCGGAAAGATGATCCCTCATCCTTTACATTGAACCCTTGTTTTTCATTGTTCCCTCAGTTTATGTTTAATCTGCGAAGGTCACAATTTGTACAG GTCTTTAACAACAGTCCAGATGAGACAGCTTATTTCCGCATGTTGTTGAACCGTGAAAACATCACCAATGCTGCTGTCATGATTCAACCATCACTAATATCATATTCGTTTAACTCACTGCCTCAACCTGCACTGTTGGATGTGGCTTCTATTGCCGCAGACCGTATTCTCTTGCTGGATTCATATTTTAGTGTGGTTATTTTCCATGGAATGACAATAGCACAGTGGCGTAACATGGGTTACCAAAATCAGCCAGAACATCAG GCATTTGCACAGTTATTGCATGCACCACAAGATGATGCACGTTTGATTATTCGGGATCGTTTCCCAGTCCCTAGATTGGTGGTATGTGATCAGCATGGATCTCAG GCAAGGTTTCTATTGGCAAAGTTGAATCCATCCGCCACATACAATAATGCCCATGAAATGGCAGCGGGTTCGGATGTGATATTCACAGATGACGTGAGCCTTCAAGTCTTCTTCGAGCATCTTCAGAGGCTAGCTGTTCAGTCTTAG